One Setaria italica strain Yugu1 chromosome II, Setaria_italica_v2.0, whole genome shotgun sequence DNA segment encodes these proteins:
- the LOC105913849 gene encoding uncharacterized protein LOC105913849 yields MAPTHTASEAWHTIKDEYHNNALTRAAYLEVEFHTLQQSDQSITQYCSRLKILADNLRDIGKTISEVDRVLNMICGVNPNFSTSIPSITSGKIAPTFADTRSFLLEEHRLEMEARMVAAHTMFAVNSMGVAGVAAGNSGSDSNSTPAAPARSSQRRRRPVAHRRPSLAAGPPPLRSSRLWASIPGPGCSRPGPAIGAALAPACWAPAQSQRPAGLRGPWFKLESGRAARFVSRGKPMGSGHPTRRTEQCCHCFHRRHLRLVLQHRRFFTYDQLLWIYTARR; encoded by the exons ATGGCGCCGACCCACACTGCATCTGAAGCCTGGCACACCATCAAGGATGAGTACCACAACAACGCCCTCACTCGTGCTGCCTACCTCGAGGTGGAATTCCACACCCTGCAGCAAAGCGACCAGTCCATCACCCAGTATTGCAGCCGCCTCAAGATCCTCGCCGACAACTTGCGTGACATCGGCAAGACCATCAGTGAGGTCGATCGGGTCCTCAACATGATTTGTGGCGTCAACCCCAACTTCAGCACCTCGATCCCCTCCATCACCAGCGGCAAGATCGCACCCACCTTCGCCGACACGCGCTCCTTCCTCCTAGAAGAACATCGTCTGGAGATGGAGGCTCGCATGGTCGCTGCCCACACCATGTTCGCTGTGAACTCCATGGGTGTCGCCGGTGTTGCCGCCGGAAACTCCGGATCCGACTCCAACTCCACACCGGCGGCTCCTGCCCGAAGtagccaaagaagaagaaggccggtGGCTCACCGGCGCCCTTCGCTGGCAGCGGGTCCTCCTCCGCTCCGCTCCAGCCGCCTGTGGGCGTCAATCCCTGGACCGGGATGTTCCAGGCCTGGCCCAGCAATTGGCGCCGCTCTTGCCCCGGCCTGCTGGGCCCCGGCCCAAAGTCAACGCCCAGCAGGCCTACGCGGCCCATGGTTCAAACTTGAATCCGGGCGCGCTGCCCGCTTCGTCAGCCGCGGCAAACCCATGGGATCAGGGCATCCTACTCGCCGCACTGAACAATGCTGCCACTGCTTCCACCGGCGGCACCTCCGACTGGTTCTTCAACACCGGCGCTTCTTCACATATGACCAACTCCTCTG GATCTACACAGCAAGGCGGTGA